Proteins from one Malaya genurostris strain Urasoe2022 chromosome 2, Malgen_1.1, whole genome shotgun sequence genomic window:
- the LOC131431392 gene encoding fez family zinc finger protein erm, with product MVYFSPRGMQPPCSPPGLPITSKSPTMESANSNTSIEPEIDQKPIKIQRTNGGALKFSIANIMGRDDDDDAETELRRKDRADILQPPQSSSPTSVASSPNYEQSSTMAAYDSAFKKYVPSSMHQFVANRHQDLLSQYPLLYYPGQLMCAAAAAQYAALTQHPVTLLNGTSLAAASAVGGSNGAPLHPYASGANALRSLEGSSSLSSGQHSLAHHKKVNLNVSTSSSSSGDLNSSVNSSNSTNLTSAAALAKQKTFACPECGKVFNAHYNLTRHMPVHTGARPFICKICGKGFRQASTLCRHKIIHTSEKPHKCQTCGKAFNRSSTLNTHTRIHAGYKPYICEYCGKGFHQKGNYKNHKLTHSGDKAYKCTICNKAFHQVYNLTFHMHTHNDKKPFTCKICAKGFCRNFDLKKHMRKLHDVSLSASLKRQHQQHQQQHSTQQSSDPGRHGSSWPGNGPASTSASLAALSASPLSTLSNLHHSAVAAAALRSGDYSSPFLMPSARGGRLDAPFIGKVF from the exons ATGGTTTATTTT AGTCCACGTGGTATGCAGCCGCCGTGTAGCCCACCAGGATTACCCATCACTTCCAAGAGTCCCACTATGGAATCAGCGAACAGTAATACTAGCATTGAACCTGAGATCGACCAGAAGCCGATCAAAATACAGCGAACTAATGGCGGAGCGCTTAAGTTTTCGATAGCCAACATTATGGGCAGAGATGACGACGATGATGCTGAAACGGAGCTTCGGCGAAAGGATAGAGCCGATATCCTTCAACCACCACAGTCTTCAAGTCCCACGTCGGTTGCTTCAAGCCCGAATTATGAACAATCTTCGACGATGGCCGCGTATGACTCTGCGTTCAAGAAGTACGTGCCAAGTTCGATGCATCAATTTGTGGCCAATCGTCATCAGGACCTGCTGAGTCAGTATCCACTGTTGTACTATCCTGGCCAGTTGATGTGTGCTGCTGCGGCGGCCCAGTATGCAGCCTTAACTCAACATCCTGTTACGTTATTGAATGGTACTTCTCTAGCAGCAGCCAGTGCCGTCGGTGGAAGCAATGGCGCTCCACTGCATCCCTACGCTTCCGGGGCTAATGCTCTGCGAAGTTTGGAAGGTTCTTCTTCCTTGTCATCGGGTCAGCATTCTTTGGCCCACCACAAGAAAGTAAACCTGAATGTATCGACGTCTTCATCTTCGTCCGGTGATCTCAACAGTTCAGTGAACTCATCAAATTCGACCAACCTTACGTCGGCAGCAGCCTTAGCGAAACAAAAGACTTTTGCCTGTCCGGAATGCGGTAAAGTTTTCAATGCACATTACAATCTTACTCGCCATATGCCTGTTCATACCGGAGCAAGGCCTttcatctgtaaaatctgtggtAAAGGATTCCGACAAGCATCGACTTTATGTAGGCATAAAATCATTCACACATCGGAAAAACCACATAAGTGTCAGACCTGTGGAAAAGCCTTCAATCGGTCATCGACGCTCAACACACACACTCGCATCCATGCAGGCTATAAACCCTATATCTGTGAGTACTGTGGGAAAGGTTTTCACCAGAAGGGAAATTACAAGAACCACAAATTAACGCATAGCGGTGACAAGGCTTACAAATGCACTATTTGCAATAAGGCGTTTCATCAGGTGTACAACCTGACGTTTCACATGCACACCCACAACGATAAAAAACCGTTCACGTGTAAAATTTGTGCAAAAGGATTTTGTCGCAACTTTGACCTCAAAAAGCATATGCGAAAGTTGCACGACGTCAGTCTTAGTGCTAGTCTAAAGCGTCAACATCAGCAACATCAACAGCAGCACTCAACTCAACAATCATCCGATCCCGGTCGTCACGGTTCTTCCTGGCCAGGAAATGGTCCTGCTTCAACGTCAGCCTCTCTGGCAGCCCTATCAGCATCTCCTTTGTCCACCTTATCGAATCTACACCACTCTGCCGTCGCTGCCGCTGCATTACGGTCGGGTGATTACAGCAGTCCTTTCTTGATGCCAAGTGCACGGGGCGGTCGGCTGGATGCCCCTTTTATAGGCAAAGTCTTTTGA